Proteins encoded together in one Camelina sativa cultivar DH55 chromosome 9, Cs, whole genome shotgun sequence window:
- the LOC104713986 gene encoding uncharacterized protein LOC104713986: protein MEVAVLHPRDCLNDLFSTNNNVPTPHRQKKPVRNRRRRSPPRHQTTISPPSLPLNHSNHVRVLKRGNNVKIPDLAVEKPDLKSNRRIGTDPVKISTPIGVSSNRNSTPALFYAGPVTSTSPPPSEVPLPAFFAKKSVSVSKPTDATNDLIRILRLDIA from the coding sequence ATGGAAGTCGCTGTTCTTCATCCTCGTGATTGTCTAAACGATCTCTTCTCCACAAACAACAACGTTCCCACTCCTCACCGTCAGAAAAAACCGGTAAGAAATCGCCGTCGCCGGAGTCCGCCACGTCATCAAACCACgatctctcctccttctcttcctctgaacCACTCAAATCATGTGAGAGTTTTGAAGCGCGGCAACAACGTTAAGATACCGGATCTAGCGGTTGAAAAGCCAGATCTGAAATCTAACCGTCGGATCGGGACAGATCCGGTGAAGATATCGACTCCGATCGGAGTTTCTTCGAATCGGAACTCGACGCCGGCTTTGTTTTACGCTGGCCCAGTCACATCGACATCTCCGCCGCCGAGTGAAGTCCCTTTACCGGCGTTCTTCGCTAAGAAAAGCGTCTCTGTTTCCAAACCAACAGATGCAACCAACGATCTCATCAGAATCCTACGCCTAGATATCGCCTGA
- the LOC104713991 gene encoding uncharacterized protein LOC104713991 isoform X2 has protein sequence MSLLLLLLFLCCFFTALSLSHGASTIHISPTQPPTGLSSEKIGSAMKFIVAEAPLLGPGYNNPQVNEVASVALAAQRTFRKDPLNGFEKYTGGWNISNQHYWASVSYTAVPLFVLAAVWFLGFGICLLVICMCHICHRSKSIGYSKLAYVVSLICLLIFTVIAVIGCILLYSGQIRYNESTTETLEYVMSQADSTISQLRAISDYLASAKQAAVLQILLPANVQTEIDQIGAKLDSSVATITEKSTSSSNNIRHFLDSVKVALIVVSIVMLVVTFLGLVSSIFGMQVIVYTLVVLGWILVTGTFILSGTFLVLHNATADTCVAMSEWVERPSSNTALDEILPCTDNATAQETLMRSREVTGQLVDLINTVITNVSNINFSPVIVQMYYNQSGPLLPLLCNPFNHDLTDRSCSPGELDLNNATQAWTSFVCQVSQNGTCATTGRLTPTLYSQMASGVNISTGLIRDAPFLVQLQDCSYAKQTFRDITNDHCPGLRHYSYWVYVGLAILGAAVMLSLLFWIIYSRERRHRKEALPEFVESKEIVRVNF, from the exons atgtctcttcttcttcttcttctcttcttatgtTGCTTCTTTACtgctctttctctttctcatggAGCTTCAACTATTCACATTTCTCCTACTCAGCCTCCCAcaggtttgt CTTCCGAGAAAATAGGTTCTGCAATGAAATTTATAGTGGCAGAGGCGCCATTATTAGGACCTGGTTACAACAACCCTCAAGTGAATGAAGTTGCTTCAGTTGCTTTAGCTGCTCAAAGAACTTTCAGAAAAGATCCTCTCAATGGTTTCGAGAAGTATACTGGAGGATGGAACATAAGCAACCAGCATTACTGGGCA TCTGTGAGCTATACAGCTGTTCCTCTCTTTGTTCTTGCTGCTGTCTGGTTTCTCGGGTTCGGCATCTGTTTATTGGTCATCTGTATGTGTCACATTTGCCATAGAAGCAAATCTATTGGATACTCAAAACTTGCTTACGTTGTCTCCCTCATCTGCCTCCTCATCTTCACCGTTATTGCAGT AATCGGATGTATTCTGCTATACTCGGGACAGATCAGGTACAACGAAAGCACGACTGAGACATTAGAGTATGTCATGAGCCAAGCTGATAGCACCATTTCACAGCTTAGAGCTATCTCAGATTATCTTGCTTCAGCCAAGCAGGCTGCAGTTCTTCAGATTCTTTTACCTGCAAATGTCCAAACTGAAATCGATCAGATCGGAGCGAAACTGGATTCTTCTGTAGCCACCATCACCGAGAAATCGACTAGTAGCTCAAATAACATAAGACATTTTCTTGATTCCGT GAAGGTGGCGCTTATTGTAGTTTCTATCGTCATGCTTGTCGTGACATTTCTTGGTCTCG TTTCTTCAATATTTGGGATGCAGGTCATCGTTTACAC CCTTGTGGTTTTGGGATGGATTCTGGTGACAGGTACATTCATCTTGAGCGGAACATTCCTTGTGCTACACAA TGCAACAGCAGACACATGTGTGGCAATGAGCGAATGGGTTGAGAGACCATCAAGCAACACTGCTCTTGACGAGATCTTGCCTTGTACAGATAATGCCACAGCTCAGGAAACTTTGATGCGTAGTAGGGAGGTGACGGGTCAGCTCGTGGATCTAATCAACACAGTCATCACTAATGTCTCCAACATCAATTTCTCCCCAGTCATTGTCCAAATGTATTATAACCAGTCTGGACCTTTGCTTCCATTGCTCTGCAATCCTTTTAACCATGACCTTACCGATCGCTCTTGTTCGCCTGGTGAGCTCGATCTGAACAATGCTACTCAA GCATGGACCAGTTTCGTGTGCCAAGTGAGCCAGAATGGAACCTGCGCCACAACAGGGAGGCTCACACCGACTCTGTACAGTCAGATGGCATCAGGTGTTAACATCAGCACAGGGTTGATAAGAGACGCGCCATTCCTGGTCCAGCTTCAGGACTGTTCATACGCAAAGCAGACCTTTAGAGACATAACCAATGACCACTGTCCTGGACTCCGGCATTATAGCTATTGGGTATATGTGGGTCTGGCCATATTAGGGGCAGCTGTGATGCTCTCACTTCTGTTCTGGATCATTTACAGTAGAGAGAGAAGGCATCGGAAGGAAGCTCTGCCTGAGTTTGTAGAAAGTAAGGAGATTGTAAGAGTTAACTTTTGA
- the LOC109126565 gene encoding putative defensin-like protein 80, translating to MVFLRSPYLFIAVSIIAMLITGVRPDPITDFCPGICSVAAEPDCDTLCISLGYPGGYCRALRRCCCNPKSSKSSIVPPI from the exons ATGGTTTTTCTAAGATCTCCATATCTTTTCATTGCAGTTTCTATCATTGCAATGCTAATCACAG GTGTAAGACCAGATCCAATAACGGATTTTTGTCCAGGGATATGTTCTGTGGCAGCAGAACCAGACTGCGACACACTGTGCATTAGCTTAGGGTATCCAGGAGGTTATTGTCGAGCATTAAGGAGGTGTTGTTGTAAtccaaaatcttccaaatccTCAATTGTTCCTCctatttaa
- the LOC104713988 gene encoding uncharacterized protein LOC104713988 gives MAFRGKYFFPILMALSLFLIIRYNYIVSDDPPLRQDLPGRGSSSSGDDVVVNPVKTRSKKSKRLFHTAVTATDSVYSTWQCRIMYYWYNRFRDEPGSDMGGYTRILHSGRPDGLMDEIPTFVADPLPSGVDKGYVVLNRPWAFVQWLQQAHIEEDYILMAEPDHIIVKPIPNLARGNLAAAFPFFYIEPKKYESVLRKFFPKENGLISRIDPIGNSPVIVTKKSLMKIAPTWMNVSLAMKNDPQTDKAFGWVLEMYAYAVSSALHGVSNILHKDFMIQPPWDPETKNTYIIHYTYGCDFDMKGNMMIGKIGEWRFDKRSYGSKPPPRNLPLPPRGVPESVVTLVTMMNEATANIPNWES, from the exons ATGGCGTTCCGTGGGAAGTACTTCTTCCCAATACTCATGGCTCTATCGCtatttcttataattagatACAACTACATAGTCTCCGATGATCCTCCTCTCCGGCAAGATCTCCCTGGTcgtggatcatcttcttccggCGATGACGTCGTCGTAAATCCCGTCAAGACTCGGTCAAAGAAGTCAAAGAGACTGTTTCACACGGCGGTGACAGCCACGGACTCGGTGTATAGCACGTGGCAGTGTCGGATCATGTATTATTGGTACAACAGGTTCAGGGACGAACCCGGGTCAGATATGGGTGGGTATACTCGGATCTTGCATTCGGGTCGACCTGATGGGCTCATGGATGAGATCCCTACCTTTGTTGCTGACCCTCTTCCCTCCGGTGTTGACAAG GGATATGTAGTTCTAAATAGGCCTTGGGCATTTGTGCAATGGCTACAACAAGCACATATAGAGGAAGA TTACATTCTCATGGCGGAACCTGATCATATCATAGTTAAACCCATACCAAACTTAGCCAGAGGCAACCTCGCTGCTGCGTTTCCCTTTTTCTACATTGAACCGAAGAAATATGAATCTGTTCTCCGCAAATTCTTCCCCAAAGAGAATGGATTGATATCAAGAATTGATCCCATTGGTAATTCACCAGTGATTGTCACTAAG AAATCACTGATGAAAATTGCTCCAACATGGATGAACGTTTCTTTGGCTATGAAGAATGACCCACAAACAGATAAAGCTTTTGGTTGGGTCCTtgaaat GTATGCATATGCTGTTTCTTCAGCGTTACACGGCGTGAGCAATATTCTACACAAAGACTTCATGATTCAG CCTCCTTGGGACCCTGAAACAAAGAATACGTACATAATACATTACACTTATGGGTGCGATTTCGATATGAAG GGGAATATGATGATCGGGAAGATTGGAGAATGGAGATTCGATAAACGATCTTACGGGAGTAAACCGCCCCCAAGAAATCTTCCGTTGCCTCCTCGAGGAGTTCCCGAGAGTGTG GTGACATTGGTGACAATGATGAACGAAGCTACGGCTAATATTCCCAACTGGGAATCTTGA
- the LOC104713990 gene encoding protein MEMO1 isoform X2: MEKARQPTHAGSWYTDNPTKLSSDLEEWLSATGLVKSPDVRGVIAPHAGYSYSGRAAAYAFANIDPTNISRIFLLGPSHHFYTPKCALSTATVYKTPIGDLPVDVEMIKEIRAMGKFGMMDLRVDEAEHSMEMHLPYLAKVFEGHDVKVVPILVGAVSAENEAMYGELLAKYVDDPKNFFSVSSDFCHWGSRFNYMHYDNTHGAIHKSIEALDKKGMDIIETGDPDAFKKYLLEFDNTICGRHPISIFLHMIKHSSSKIKINFLRYEQSSQCQTMRDSSVSYASAAAKLES; this comes from the exons ATGGAGAAAGCGAGACAACCAACACATGCAGGCTCTTGGTATACCGATAATC CTACAAAGTTGTCATCTGATCTTGAAGAATGGCTTAGTGCAACTGGTTTGGTTAAATCTCCTGATGTACGAGGCGTGATAGCACC ACACGCAGGTTATTCGTACTCCGGTCGTGCAGCTGCCTATGCCTTTGCAAACATTGATCCCACCAACAT TTCACGGATATTTCTTCTTGGTCCATCTCACCACTTTTATACTCCAAAATGTGCCCTTTCGACTGCAACAGTTTACAAAACCCCTATAGGAGATCTACCCGTTGATGTGGAGA TGATTAAAGAGATTAGAGCTATGGGAAAATTTGGAATGATGGATCTTCGGGTAGATGAGGCTGAGCACAGCATGGAAATGCATTTGCCATATTTGGCCAAAGTATTTGAAGG GCACGATGTGAAAGTTGTACCCATCTTGGTTGGAGCAGTAAGTGCAGAAAATGAAGCAATGTACGGTGAACTGCTTGCCAAATATGTGGATGATCCCAAGAATTTTTTCTCAGTATCCTCTGACTTTTGCCACTGGGGCTCAAG GTTCAATTACATGCACTATGACAACACTCATGGTGCCATTCACAAATCTATTGAGGCTCTAGACAAGAAGGGAATGGATATTATAGAGACAGGAGATCCAGATGCCTTTAAGAAGTATCTTCTCGAATTTGACAACACAATTTGTGGGCGCCATCCGATCAGTATTTTTCTCCAT ATGATAAAACATTCTTCAAGCAAG ATTAAGATCAATTTCCTGCGGTACGAGCAGTCAAGCCAATGCCAGACAATGCGAGACAGCAGTGTCAGCTATGCATCTGCTGCAGCCAAGTTGGAAAGCTGA
- the LOC104713990 gene encoding protein MEMO1 isoform X1, which translates to MEKARQPTHAGSWYTDNPTKLSSDLEEWLSATGLVKSPDVRGVIAPHAGYSYSGRAAAYAFANIDPTNISRIFLLGPSHHFYTPKCALSTATVYKTPIGDLPVDVEMIKEIRAMGKFGMMDLRVDEAEHSMEMHLPYLAKVFEGHDVKVVPILVGAVSAENEAMYGELLAKYVDDPKNFFSVSSDFCHWGSRFNYMHYDNTHGAIHKSIEALDKKGMDIIETGDPDAFKKYLLEFDNTICGRHPISIFLHMIKHSSSKIKINFLRYEQSSQCQTMRDSSVSYASAAAKLES; encoded by the exons ATGGAGAAAGCGAGACAACCAACACATGCAGGCTCTTGGTATACCGATAATC CTACAAAGTTGTCATCTGATCTTGAAGAATGGCTTAGTGCAACTGGTTTGGTTAAATCTCCTGATGTACGAGGCGTGATAGCACC ACACGCAGGTTATTCGTACTCCGGTCGTGCAGCTGCCTATGCCTTTGCAAACATTGATCCCACCAACAT TTCACGGATATTTCTTCTTGGTCCATCTCACCACTTTTATACTCCAAAATGTGCCCTTTCGACTGCAACAGTTTACAAAACCCCTATAGGAGATCTACCCGTTGATGTGGAGA TGATTAAAGAGATTAGAGCTATGGGAAAATTTGGAATGATGGATCTTCGGGTAGATGAGGCTGAGCACAGCATGGAAATGCATTTGCCATATTTGGCCAAAGTATTTGAAGG GCACGATGTGAAAGTTGTACCCATCTTGGTTGGAGCAGTAAGTGCAGAAAATGAAGCAATGTACGGTGAACTGCTTGCCAAATATGTGGATGATCCCAAGAATTTTTTCTCAGTATCCTCTGACTTTTGCCACTGGGGCTCAAG GTTCAATTACATGCACTATGACAACACTCATGGTGCCATTCACAAATCTATTGAGGCTCTAGACAAGAAGGGAATGGATATTATAGAGACAGGAGATCCAGATGCCTTTAAGAAGTATCTTCTCGAATTTGACAACACAATTTGTGGGCGCCATCCGATCAGTATTTTTCTCCAT ATGATAAAACATTCTTCAAGCAAGATTAAGATCAATTTCCTGCGGTACGAGCAGTCAAGCCAATGCCAGACAATGCGAGACAGCAGTGTCAGCTATGCATCTGCTGCAGCCAAGTTGGAAAGCTGA
- the LOC104713991 gene encoding uncharacterized protein LOC104713991 isoform X1: protein MSLLLLLLFLCCFFTALSLSHGASTIHISPTQPPTASEKIGSAMKFIVAEAPLLGPGYNNPQVNEVASVALAAQRTFRKDPLNGFEKYTGGWNISNQHYWASVSYTAVPLFVLAAVWFLGFGICLLVICMCHICHRSKSIGYSKLAYVVSLICLLIFTVIAVIGCILLYSGQIRYNESTTETLEYVMSQADSTISQLRAISDYLASAKQAAVLQILLPANVQTEIDQIGAKLDSSVATITEKSTSSSNNIRHFLDSVKVALIVVSIVMLVVTFLGLVSSIFGMQVIVYTLVVLGWILVTGTFILSGTFLVLHNATADTCVAMSEWVERPSSNTALDEILPCTDNATAQETLMRSREVTGQLVDLINTVITNVSNINFSPVIVQMYYNQSGPLLPLLCNPFNHDLTDRSCSPGELDLNNATQAWTSFVCQVSQNGTCATTGRLTPTLYSQMASGVNISTGLIRDAPFLVQLQDCSYAKQTFRDITNDHCPGLRHYSYWVYVGLAILGAAVMLSLLFWIIYSRERRHRKEALPEFVESKEIVRVNF, encoded by the exons atgtctcttcttcttcttcttctcttcttatgtTGCTTCTTTACtgctctttctctttctcatggAGCTTCAACTATTCACATTTCTCCTACTCAGCCTCCCAcag CTTCCGAGAAAATAGGTTCTGCAATGAAATTTATAGTGGCAGAGGCGCCATTATTAGGACCTGGTTACAACAACCCTCAAGTGAATGAAGTTGCTTCAGTTGCTTTAGCTGCTCAAAGAACTTTCAGAAAAGATCCTCTCAATGGTTTCGAGAAGTATACTGGAGGATGGAAC ATAAGCAACCAGCATTACTGGGCA TCTGTGAGCTATACAGCTGTTCCTCTCTTTGTTCTTGCTGCTGTCTGGTTTCTCGGGTTCGGCATCTGTTTATTGGTCATCTGTATGTGTCACATTTGCCATAGAAGCAAATCTATTGGATACTCAAAACTTGCTTACGTTGTCTCCCTCATCTGCCTCCTCATCTTCACCGTTATTGCAGT AATCGGATGTATTCTGCTATACTCGGGACAGATCAGGTACAACGAAAGCACGACTGAGACATTAGAGTATGTCATGAGCCAAGCTGATAGCACCATTTCACAGCTTAGAGCTATCTCAGATTATCTTGCTTCAGCCAAGCAGGCTGCAGTTCTTCAGATTCTTTTACCTGCAAATGTCCAAACTGAAATCGATCAGATCGGAGCGAAACTGGATTCTTCTGTAGCCACCATCACCGAGAAATCGACTAGTAGCTCAAATAACATAAGACATTTTCTTGATTCCGT GAAGGTGGCGCTTATTGTAGTTTCTATCGTCATGCTTGTCGTGACATTTCTTGGTCTCG TTTCTTCAATATTTGGGATGCAGGTCATCGTTTACAC CCTTGTGGTTTTGGGATGGATTCTGGTGACAGGTACATTCATCTTGAGCGGAACATTCCTTGTGCTACACAA TGCAACAGCAGACACATGTGTGGCAATGAGCGAATGGGTTGAGAGACCATCAAGCAACACTGCTCTTGACGAGATCTTGCCTTGTACAGATAATGCCACAGCTCAGGAAACTTTGATGCGTAGTAGGGAGGTGACGGGTCAGCTCGTGGATCTAATCAACACAGTCATCACTAATGTCTCCAACATCAATTTCTCCCCAGTCATTGTCCAAATGTATTATAACCAGTCTGGACCTTTGCTTCCATTGCTCTGCAATCCTTTTAACCATGACCTTACCGATCGCTCTTGTTCGCCTGGTGAGCTCGATCTGAACAATGCTACTCAA GCATGGACCAGTTTCGTGTGCCAAGTGAGCCAGAATGGAACCTGCGCCACAACAGGGAGGCTCACACCGACTCTGTACAGTCAGATGGCATCAGGTGTTAACATCAGCACAGGGTTGATAAGAGACGCGCCATTCCTGGTCCAGCTTCAGGACTGTTCATACGCAAAGCAGACCTTTAGAGACATAACCAATGACCACTGTCCTGGACTCCGGCATTATAGCTATTGGGTATATGTGGGTCTGGCCATATTAGGGGCAGCTGTGATGCTCTCACTTCTGTTCTGGATCATTTACAGTAGAGAGAGAAGGCATCGGAAGGAAGCTCTGCCTGAGTTTGTAGAAAGTAAGGAGATTGTAAGAGTTAACTTTTGA
- the LOC104713992 gene encoding uncharacterized protein LOC104713992, with the protein MGKPTGKKKRNNSSEMPPTEASGSGGGGKIGKTFDRSTTKFFDDDMTIFINRALELKEEGNKLFQKRDHEGAMLRYDKAVKLLPRDHGDVAYLRTSMASCYMQMGLGEYPNAINECNLALETSPRYSKALLKRARCYEALNKLDFAFRDSRVVLNMEAENVSANEIFERVKNVLVGKGIDVEEMEKNFVDVQPVGAARLRKIVKEKLRKKKKKTAMMNAEKDCERKSNEAVVEVAKVENGEEADSGKKEKVNMVAREEDKVVVEEKKVSPVMDKEVIASVIVERGGNVKEDTTVTRTVKLVHGDDIRWAQLPLDSSVLLVRDVIRDRFPALKGFLIKYRDSEGDLVTITTTDELKLAASTREKLGSFRLYISEVSPSQEPTYDVLNNDETVDKFAKGSSSVADNGSVGDYVESEKASTGLEHWIFQFAQLFKNHVGFESDSYLDLHNLGMKLYTEAMEDIVTGEDAQELFDIAADKFQEMAALAMFNWGNVHMSKARRQIYFPEDGSKETILERVETGFEWSKNEYNKAAEKYEEAIKIKSDFYEALLALGQQQFEQAKLCWYHALGGDIDIESEASQDVLKLYNKAEESMEKGMQIWEEMEERRLNGISNFDKHKELLQKLGLDGVFSEASDEESAEQTANMTSQINLLWGSLLYERSMVEYKIGLPTWDECLEVAVEKFELAGASATDIAVMVKNHSSSDNALEGMGFKIDEIVQAWNEMYDAKRWQIGVPSFRLEPLFRRRSPKLHDILENVFSGPQ; encoded by the exons ATGGGGAAACCgacggggaagaagaagaggaacaacaGTTCCGAAATGCCGCCGACGGAAGCTTCCGGCAGCGGCGGAGGAGGTAAGATCGGAAAAACCTTCGATCGTTCCACCACGAAGTTCTTCGACGACGATATGACGATCTTCATCAACCGAGCATTAGAGCTCAAAGAAGAAGGCAACAAATTATTCCAGAAACGTGATCACGAAGGAGCCATGTTAAGGTACGATAAAGCCGTTAAGCTTCTACCTAGAGATCATGGCGACGTAGCGTATCTGAGAACGAGTATGGCTTCTTGTTATATGCAAATGGGGTTAGGTGAGTATCCTAACGCGATTAACGAATGTAATCTGGCTCTTGAGACTTCTCCTAGGTATAGCAAAGCTTTGTTGAAACGTGCTCGGTGTTACGAGGCTTTGAACAAACTTGATTTCGCGTTTAGGGATTCTCGCGTTGTGTTGAATATGGAAGCAGAGAATGTTTCTGCTAATGAGATTTTCGAGAGGGTGAAGAATGTTTTGGTTGGTAAAGGGATTGATGTTGAGGAAATGGAGAAGAATTTTGTTGATGTGCAGCCTGTTGGAGCGGCTCGGTTACGTAAGATTGTTAAGGAGAAGttgcggaagaagaagaagaagacggcgaTGATGAACGCTGAAAAAGATTGTGAACGGAAAAGTAATGAAGCTGTTGTCGAGGTTGCCAAGGTTGAGAACGGAGAGGAAGCTGATAGcgggaagaaagagaaagtgaaTATGGTGGCGAGAGAAGAGGATAAGGTTGTGgttgaggagaagaaagtgagTCCTGTTATGGACAAAGAGGTTATTGCTTCGGTGATTGTTGAAAGAGGAGGGAACGTTAAGGAGGACACAACAGTGACTAGGACAGTGAAGTTGGTTCATGGAGATGATATACGCTGGGCGCAACTGCCGTTGGATTCTAGTGTTTTACTTGTACGAGACGTGATCAGGGATCGGTTTCCTGCTCTGAAGGGTTTCTTAATCAAATATAGGGACTCAGAGGGTGATTTGGTTACCATTACTACGACAGATGAGTTGAAGCTTGCTGCATCTACGAGGGAGAAACTTGGCTCCTTTAGATTGTATATATCTGAAGTTAGCCCCAGTCAAGAACCAACTTATGATGTCTTGAACAACGACGAAACAGTTGATAAGTTTGCCAAGGGATCGAGTAGTGTTGCGGATAATGGAAGCGTCGGAGACTATGTGGAATCTGAGAAAGCGTCTACTGGTCTTGAGCATTGGATTTTCCAGTTTGCGCAACTGTTCAAGAATCATGTCGGGTTTGAGTCGGATTCGTACTTGGACCTTCATAACCTTGGGATGAAATTGTATACAGAAGCAATGGAAGATATTGTCACTGGAGAAGATGCGCAAGAACTTTTTGATATTGCTGCTGATAAGTTCCAAGAAATGGCTGCACTTGCAATGTTTAACTGGGGAAATGTTCATATGTCCAAGGCAAGAAGGCAGATCTATTTTCCTGAGGATGGTTCAAAAGAAACTATACTAGAGAGAGTTGAGACTGGATTTGAATGGTCAAAGAATGAATACAACAAAGCTGCGGAAAAATACGAAGAAGCgattaaaattaaatctgaTTTCTATGAAGCTCTTCTAGCTCTCGGGCAACAACAGTTTGAGCAGGCTAAGCTTTGCTGGTATCATGCACTCGGTGGCGATATAGATATTGAAAGCGAGGCTTCCCAGGATGTTTTAAAGCTCTATAACAAAGCTGAGGAGAGCATGGAAAAGGGTATGCAAATATGGGAAGAGATGGAAGAACGTCGTCTAAATGGAATCTCCAATTTTGATAAACATAAAGAACTGCTGCAGAAGTTAGGCTTGGATGGAGTCTTTAGTGAAGCGTCTGATGAAGAAAGCGCAGAGCAAACAGCTAACATGACATCCCAGATTAATCTTTTGTGGGGTTCCTTACTGTATGAACGGTCTATGGTGGAGTATAAGATTGGCCTACCGACTTGGGATGAGTGCTTGGAAGTAGCAGTGGAGAAATTCGAATTAGCAGGAGCTTCTGCAACTGATATAGCTGTCATGGTCAAGAACCATAGCTCAAGCGACAATGCACTTGAAG GTATGGGATTCAAGATCGATGAGATAGTACAGGCATGGAATGAGATGTATGATGCTAAAAGATGGCAGATCGGTGTCCCATCCTTCCGGCTAGAACCTTTGTTCCGGAGACGGTCACCCAAATTGCATGATATTTTAGAGAATGTGTTTTCAGGGCCTCAGTGA
- the LOC104713987 gene encoding uncharacterized protein LOC104713987 isoform X1: MRITSVKKKPKMVDEWVETALTDDVMLVELLLRLKHAGTVKSDNHAVNLPELRWGIRQRRSRPSRLGVNVGGVGGYLKKETDSGSARASPMTPLCWSGGSGSGGSTSPSTATADGFEDTSRLASCSTSGSKAVNEFTSSCFRRSKKKKKTFFELKDAEHLHLKERLDLEKKIANVQATYFERNAKNQSLKRIKKVFHFSL, from the exons ATGAGAATAACGTCTGTGAAGAAGAAGCCTAAGATGGTGGATGAGTGGGTAGAGACGGCTTTAACAGACGACGTTATGTTGGTCGAGCTTCTTCTCCGACTCAAACACGCCGGTACTGTTAAATCCGATAATCATGCGGTTAATCTACCTGAATTACGGTGGGGGATTCGTCAACGGCGGTCACGACCTTCGAgattaggggttaatgttggtGGCGTCGGAGGTTATCTGAAGAAGGAAACTGATTCGGGTTCGGCTAGAGCTAGTCCGATGACTCCTTTATGTTGGAGTGGCGGATCTGGTAGCGGCGGATCTACTTCTCCTTCTACCGCAACCGCTGATGGTTTTGAAGATACTAGTCGTCTTGCTAGCTGCTCTACATCCGGATCTAAG GCAGTAAATGAATTCACCAGCTCTTGCTTTAggagatcaaagaagaagaagaag ACATTTTTCGAACTTAAAGATGCAGAGCACTTGCATTTGAAGGAAAGACTTGACCTTGAAAAG aagattGCAAATGTGCAAGCAACCTACTTTGAACGAAATGCAAAGAACCAAAGCTTGAAGAGAATTAAGAAGGTATTTCATTTCTCTCTTTAA
- the LOC104713987 gene encoding uncharacterized protein LOC104713987 isoform X2 encodes MRITSVKKKPKMVDEWVETALTDDVMLVELLLRLKHAGTVKSDNHAVNLPELRWGIRQRRSRPSRLGVNVGGVGGYLKKETDSGSARASPMTPLCWSGGSGSGGSTSPSTATADGFEDTSRLASCSTSGSKAVNEFTSSCFRRSKKKKKTFFELKDAEHLHLKERLDLEKIANVQATYFERNAKNQSLKRIKKVFHFSL; translated from the exons ATGAGAATAACGTCTGTGAAGAAGAAGCCTAAGATGGTGGATGAGTGGGTAGAGACGGCTTTAACAGACGACGTTATGTTGGTCGAGCTTCTTCTCCGACTCAAACACGCCGGTACTGTTAAATCCGATAATCATGCGGTTAATCTACCTGAATTACGGTGGGGGATTCGTCAACGGCGGTCACGACCTTCGAgattaggggttaatgttggtGGCGTCGGAGGTTATCTGAAGAAGGAAACTGATTCGGGTTCGGCTAGAGCTAGTCCGATGACTCCTTTATGTTGGAGTGGCGGATCTGGTAGCGGCGGATCTACTTCTCCTTCTACCGCAACCGCTGATGGTTTTGAAGATACTAGTCGTCTTGCTAGCTGCTCTACATCCGGATCTAAG GCAGTAAATGAATTCACCAGCTCTTGCTTTAggagatcaaagaagaagaagaag ACATTTTTCGAACTTAAAGATGCAGAGCACTTGCATTTGAAGGAAAGACTTGACCTTGAAAAG attGCAAATGTGCAAGCAACCTACTTTGAACGAAATGCAAAGAACCAAAGCTTGAAGAGAATTAAGAAGGTATTTCATTTCTCTCTTTAA